CAGTCGGTGGGCGGCCTCGCGGGCGATCTCGGAGGTGCCGTCCGAGGAGCCGTCGTCGACCACGATCACCTCGATCGGGTGGGTGCTCCTCGCCAGGGACTCCAGGGTGTTGGCGATGCACTCCTTCTCGTTGTACGCCGGGACGATCACCGTCACCGGCCGGGTGACCGTGGGTCCCCAGCTGAAGCGGCGCCGGTTGCGCTGTCGGTGGTGGCGGCGCGCGAGGACCAGCATCATCCCGAACCGGCCCATGACCGCGACGCCCACGATCACCAGCCCGACCGACAGCGTGGGCACCGTGTACTCGGCGACGGCGACGGCCGCGACGAGCGCCTTGCCCTCGTAGAGGGTGGTGCCGGTGGCCTCGCGATGGGCGGCCTGGAGACGGCGGGTGCCGGTCTGGGTGCCGGCCTCCGTGCCGGTCTGAGTGCCGTTCCGGTCGCCGTTCCGGTCGCCGCCCAGGAACCGCGCGCCCGTGTTCTGCGCCTCGACGACCCCGCTGATGGTGGTGAAGGTGTAGCCCTTCGCCCGCATCTTCTCGATGTACTTCGGCAGCGCCGCGATCGTCTGCTCGCGGTCGCCACCGGCGTCGTGCATCAGCACGGAGGCGCCCGAGGTCCCGGACGGGGTGGCCCACTGGACGATCTTCGAGACGCCGGGCTTCTTCCAGTCGTCGCTGTCGGTGTCGACGAACACGCTGGTGTAGCCCTCCTCGCCGAGCTTCTCGTAGACCGGCCAGCTGTAGTTGTCGATCGCGTCCGTCTCCGAGGAGTACGGCGCCCGGAACAGCGTGGTGGTGATGCCGGCCGCGCCCGCGAGGGCGAGCTGGGTCTGCGTCATCTCGCGCCGGATGCGGGCGTCGCTCTGGTAGGAGAGGTCGACGTGGGTGAAGGTGTGGACGCCCACCTCGTTGCCCTGGTCGACCATGTCCTTCACGATCCCGGGGTAGCGCGAGACCATCGAGCCGACCACGAAGAAGGTCGCCGGGACGTCGTACTTCTCCAGGATCTTCAGAACCTGGGGCGTGTACGTCGGGTTCGGGCCGTCGTCGAAGGTGAGCGCGATCGTCCTGGCGGGGACGGAGGTGGTGGTGGCCTGGCCGCCCCGGAAGCTGACGATCGGGCCGCCGTCGAGGATCTTGTCGGGGACCTTGCTGGAGCTGGCACCGTCGCGCACCCGCTCGTCGCCGCCGACCTCGGCGCGCAGATAACCGTCGAGCAGCATCACGCTGGTCAGGCCGAGCAGGAGCAGCAGGGCGAGGATGACCCGCGGTTTCTGCAACGCCGCGGCCTTGCCCGCCGCCCGCTCCATGCGGGTGGGGGCACGCCGGCGGCCGCGGGAGGGCGTCGTCGTGGTCATGTGGTGGGCCGTTCGGGTCAGTTGGCGGCCGCGGAGGCGGTCGGGGCGGTGGGCGGGGTACCGGTGGGCCGGACCGGCGGGGTGCCGATGCCGCCCTGGGGCTGGAAGCCACCGGGGCCGGAGTTCGAGGAACCGCGCGGTCCGCCGCCCGCGAAGGGCAGCAGCGACGTGCTGGAGACGCCGATGCCCATGAAGGCCAGGCCGAGCACCACGGCGTAGCCGAGGCACAGGACGCCGAGGAGAAGGCCGATCCGGCGCAGCATCTTGGAGCGGCGTCCGGAGTTGTCAACGAACACGGGACCGTCGGCGGACCCGTTACTACCGCGTTTGCGGCGGCGACCGCGCATGTCCGCACGGTTTTCGATGGCAGGCTCGGAATGCATTCCCCAGACGTTAAGGAGTCTTTATGTGACCGATTCAGGTCTTCTTGTGAGGCGCATATGAGAAACGCCTTAACCTGTCTTTTCCCTGAGAGATTCCACGAACGCCTGCGCGGGCCGCCATGGCCGGAAGGGAGCCGAATGCCCGGATCAGTTCGCCCGATTGACCCCATTCACGCGGTGCGACCCATGGATTCCCTGTGCGTCGACGGCCGTTCTGAACACCGGCTTCGTATGAGACGTTCTCCTTTCGAATAACCCTTTGTTTCGAGCCTGAGACGAACATCACGAGAGCGGGTGCATGAAGAATGCGGGTTTTCCTGAGGCCGGCCGCCGGGCTCACCTGTCTGTTCGCCCTGGCCACCACCGGGTGTTCCGCCGAGGCCGGCCCCGCGCCGGAAGCGACGCGCACGGCGTCCCCCCAGGCGTCGTCCGACACGTCACCCGGCACTGCCTACGCCCCCTACGTCAGCGCGACCGAGGCGTCCGGGAACGACTCCGCGGGCTCGCCGTCCGTGTACAACCTCGCGTTCGTGATCGCCGACGGGAGTGACTGCACGCCGTCCTGGAACGGTACGGCGGCGGTCGGCGACTCCTCCGTGAAGTCCCGGATCAGTGCGCTGAAGGAGGACGGGGCGAAGGTGCGGGTCTCCTTCGGCGGGGCGTCCGGGAAGGAGCTGGCCGAGACCTGCTCCAGTGCGGCGAAGCTGGCCGCGGCCTACGGAAAGGCCCTGGACGCGGCCGGGTCCTCCCTCGCCGACTTCGACGTCGAGGGGGACGCGCTGACGGACTCCGACTCGGTGGAGCTGCGGTCCGAGGCGATCGCGTTGCTCCAGGAGGAGCGCAGTGGTCTCACCGTGTCCTTCACGCTGCCCGTCATGCCGTCGGGGCTCGACGACGACAGCGTGGCGCTGCTGGAGTCGGCGAACGACAAGTCCGTTCAGGTGTCGACCGTCAACATCATGACGATGAACTACGGGGAGTCGTACGACGGGGACATGGGGGATTACGCGGTCACTTCGGCGAAGGCGGCGCAGAGTCAGTTGAAGGAGGTGTTCGGGACCACGGACGCCACTGCGTGGCGGGCTTTGGCGCTCACTTCGATGATCGGGACGAATGATGTGGACGGGGAGACGTTCACGTTGT
Above is a window of Streptomyces griseorubiginosus DNA encoding:
- a CDS encoding bifunctional polysaccharide deacetylase/glycosyltransferase family 2 protein, which produces MTTTTPSRGRRRAPTRMERAAGKAAALQKPRVILALLLLLGLTSVMLLDGYLRAEVGGDERVRDGASSSKVPDKILDGGPIVSFRGGQATTTSVPARTIALTFDDGPNPTYTPQVLKILEKYDVPATFFVVGSMVSRYPGIVKDMVDQGNEVGVHTFTHVDLSYQSDARIRREMTQTQLALAGAAGITTTLFRAPYSSETDAIDNYSWPVYEKLGEEGYTSVFVDTDSDDWKKPGVSKIVQWATPSGTSGASVLMHDAGGDREQTIAALPKYIEKMRAKGYTFTTISGVVEAQNTGARFLGGDRNGDRNGTQTGTEAGTQTGTRRLQAAHREATGTTLYEGKALVAAVAVAEYTVPTLSVGLVIVGVAVMGRFGMMLVLARRHHRQRNRRRFSWGPTVTRPVTVIVPAYNEKECIANTLESLARSTHPIEVIVVDDGSSDGTSEIAREAAHRLGMTNVRVIRQENAGKPAALNNGVRSASHDIVVMMDGDTVFEPDTVRQLVQPFANEEVGAVAGNAKVGNRNTVIGAWQHIEYVMGFNLDRRMYDLLRCMPTIPGAIGAFRREAVLQVGGMSEDTLAEDTDITIAMHRAGWRVVYQEHARAWTEAPGSLKQLWSQRYRWSYGTMQALWKHRKSLTDKGPSGRFGRVGMPLVVIFQIVTPVFAPLIDVFTAYSMIFVDFRAALYAWLAVLGIQLVCAAYAFRLDKEKYRYLLMMPLQQLAYRQMMYLVLIHSCITALTGGRLRWQKLKRTGEVGTPAGVG
- a CDS encoding chitinase — its product is MRVFLRPAAGLTCLFALATTGCSAEAGPAPEATRTASPQASSDTSPGTAYAPYVSATEASGNDSAGSPSVYNLAFVIADGSDCTPSWNGTAAVGDSSVKSRISALKEDGAKVRVSFGGASGKELAETCSSAAKLAAAYGKALDAAGSSLADFDVEGDALTDSDSVELRSEAIALLQEERSGLTVSFTLPVMPSGLDDDSVALLESANDKSVQVSTVNIMTMNYGESYDGDMGDYAVTSAKAAQSQLKEVFGTTDATAWRALALTSMIGTNDVDGETFTLSDAAQVRAFAESKEVAWVSMWSAFRDQQCREGDADEDDALTHCSGVSQSSGAFGAALGG